Proteins from one Hemiscyllium ocellatum isolate sHemOce1 chromosome 8, sHemOce1.pat.X.cur, whole genome shotgun sequence genomic window:
- the nfkbiab gene encoding nuclear factor of kappa light polypeptide gene enhancer in B-cells inhibitor, alpha b: MADPTLFHNHADSLDNRSKGSGKLDYQGGSMQPGVGKQAPLWEERCDSGIGSMNEKDVEVLREIQELSLDDKPEPAQCWKEFISEDGDTFLHLAIIHAASEIVSQILANTEFGDQYLHRQNNLKQTPLHLAVITQQPDVLRALLWVGGDLGLRDINGNSALHIACEMNLFVCVKTISDFLTRHHTRELLDSKNYNGLTCLQLAVKNRLHKMVVYLIQIGADINAQEPSSGRTALHLAVEEQDAEMVSLLLQCGADPNVLTYNGCTPYHLTLGRDNCKIQTELIRVTDPSLCMMWDEEKLWESETPDHEVPFSYDDCAIGGLPLRC; the protein is encoded by the exons ATGGCCGATCCGACTTTATTTCATAATCACGCTGACAGTTTGGATAATCGCAGTAAAGGCAGTGGGAAGCTAGATTATCAAGGCGGCTCGATGCAGCCTGGAGTGGGCAAACAGGCTCCCCTTTGGGAGGAGCGGTGTGACAGCGGCATCGGCTCAATGAATGAGAAGGACGTGGAGGTTCTGCGGGAGATCCAAGAACTGAGCCTGGACGACAAACCAGAGCCAGCCCAGTGTTGGAAAGAATTCATCTCAGAGGATGGAGATAC ATTTCTTCATTTGGCGATCATCCATGCAGCCAGCGAAATCGTATCCCAAATCCTCGCCAATACCGAGTTTGGGGATCAGTACCTTCACCGTCAGAATAACCTGAAACAG ACTCCCCTGCATCTGGCAGTGATCACACAGCAGCCTGATGTGCTCCGTGCTTTGTTGTGGGTTGGAGGAGATCTGGGCCTGAGGGACATCAATGGGAATTCAGCTTTACACATCGCTTGTGAGATGAACTTGTTCGTGTGCGTGAAGACCATCAGCGATTTCCTCACGAGGCACCATACTCGAGAACTTTTGGACAGCAAGAATTACAATG GTCTTACATGTTTGCAGCTGGCTGTCAAAAACAGACTTCACAAGATGGTGGTCTATCTAATTCAGATTGGAGCTGATATTAATGCTCAG GAGCCATCAAGTGGTCGGACAGCCCTCCATCTTGCAGTGGAGGAGCAGGATGCTGAAATGGTGTCTCTGTTGCTGCAGTGTGGAGCAGACCCCAATGTGCTCACCTACAATGGCTGTACACCCTATCACCTGACCTTGGGAAGAGACAACTGCAAAATACAGACAGAACTTATTCGTGTGACAGATCCATCTTTATGCATGATGTGGGATGAAGAAAAGTTATGGGAATCTGAAACACCTGACCATGAA GTACCTTTCTCTTATGATGACTGTGCAATTGGAGGACTCCCACTCAGATGTTGA